One Argentina anserina chromosome 6, drPotAnse1.1, whole genome shotgun sequence genomic window, CTAGTTATAATGGTCGTTGCAAAAATCATATCTTAATCTCTGATCTCCATATTTGTTGGTACTCTAGTGAATGTTGCTGGAAGCTCATGCAAATGCCGTGATTCTCTTCGAGAAAAGCAAGTGGCTAAGATTATTGAAGAACTTAATAGTGGCGTTATTTCAAATGGGAGGGGTTTGAATCAAGATACCACCCTAAAACGACCTGGTGATACAAGATGGAGATCTCATTATGGTACTTTGTTAAATATTATCAACTTATTTCTATCTTTAGTTGAATTGcttgaagaaataaaagaagatGGATCGTTTAGTGATTAAAGGCAAGATGCAAGCAGGTTGTTAGACTTACTGGAATCATTTGACTTTGTATTTAGTCTACATTTGATGAAGGTTTTGTTGGGAATTACTAGTTATTTATCACATGCATTGCAAATAAGAGATCAAGATATTGTGAATTCAGGGACTAATTGCAAAACATGAGAGACAATGTATGAGATACTCTTTTAGGTCAGGTTGTTTCATTTTGCGAAATGTATGAGATTGATATTCCTAACATGGATGATATTCCTACTATTCCAAGAAAATCACGGTGTAGAGCTCTAAAGGTCACTAATATGCATAGATATAAGGTTGAATTGTTCATTGCAGTCATAGATATGCAACTTCAAGAGCTGAATGATCATTTTACAAAGACTACTACGGAGCTACTTCTTTGTATGTCATGTCTCAGTCAAACTAATTCATTCTTAGctttcaacaaagaaaaactaaTTCGTCTTGCTAAATTTTATCCTCAAGATTTTTCTACAGTATCACTCTTGGCTCTTGAAAATGAATTGGACACTTATATTTCAAATATGCGGAGTAGTGATTTGTTTACAAAACTAAAAGGAATTAATGAACTTGGAGAAAAGATGGTTCAGACACAAAGAGATCAAGTTTATTCTTTAGTCTACTTGCTCATAACATTGTCCTTGATTCTTCCAGTTGCAACTGCCACTGTAGAAAGAGCATTCTCTGCTATGAAGATCATAAAAAGTGATTTGCGAAACTGAATGGGGGACTTGCTGATGAATGACAACATGATTACATATATCGAGAAAGATATATTTGATGGTGTTGATAATGAAACCATCATGAAAAGATTTCAAAATATAAGCAATCGTCGTGgacaattataattattttagagaaatttgttatttgtaaGTATTGTAATGATATTATCTTTAGTATTGTAACacattatttttcatttatataatatttgattgt contains:
- the LOC126800669 gene encoding uncharacterized protein LOC126800669; the protein is MDKLQDHVGGTNSAHNNARRICQVVLKNAPRNHQLTSPDIQHDIVKGAAAETLIIISRDIGQVIERFVGVKHVTDTTSASLKVAIDQFFSENNLSISSLRVNVAGSSCKCRDSLREKQVAKIIEELNSGVISNGRGLNQDTTLKRPGDTRWRSHYVIDMQLQELNDHFTKTTTELLLLSLLALENELDTYISNMRSSDLFTKLKGINELGEKMVQTQRDQVYSLVYLLITLSLILPVATATVERAFSAMKIIKSDLRN